A region of Drosophila ananassae strain 14024-0371.13 chromosome 4 unlocalized genomic scaffold, ASM1763931v2 tig00000077, whole genome shotgun sequence DNA encodes the following proteins:
- the LOC123257956 gene encoding ATP synthase subunit beta: MNIGRAIKVTQAVVDIKFEGELPKIFNALKSKLKYKDKELVLEVSQHIGDNIVRCIAMDSTDGMSRGDEFVDTGAPISVPIGRSTLGRIFNVVGELIDECGPLKGKYNLEPIHRAPPSFTEQRIQEEVLVTGIKVIDLLAPYLKGGKIGLFGGAGVGKTVLIMELINNIAKAHKGFSVFAGVGERTREGNDLYHEMITSNVININEHEKSQAVLVYGQMNEPPGARARVALTALTMAEYFRDRENQDVLFFVDNIFRFTQAGSEISALLGRIPSAVGYQPTLATDMGAMQERIASTTSGSITSVQAIYVPADDLTDPAPATTFSHLDATTVLSRQIAEMGIYPAVDPLDSTSQSLSAEIIGEEHYKVASEVKRILQTYKSLQDIIAILGMDELSDEDKIIVDRARKIQKFLSQPFHVAEIFTGMPGKFVSLSDTVSSFKGIVEGKYDHLPEAAFYMVGNIDEAIKKAELIQAEAK; this comes from the coding sequence atGAATATAGGTAGAGCGATTAAGGTAACTCAAGCAGTTGTTGATATAAAATTTGAAGGTGAATTgcctaaaatatttaatgcTTTAAAAAGCAAACTAAAATATAAGGATAAGGAGCTGGTTTTAGAAGTTTCGCAGCATATAGGTGACAATATAGTTCGTTGTATTGCTATGGATAGCACAGATGGCATGTCAAGGGGGGATGAATTTGTTGATACAGGTGCACCAATATCGGTGCCAATTGGGCGTTCAACTTTAGGAAGGATTTTTAATGTTGTTGGAGAGCTTATAGATGAGTGTGGTCCACTGAAGGGAAAATATAACTTAGAGCCTATACACAGAGCACCTCCAAGTTTTACTGAACAGAGAATACAGGAAGAAGTTTTAGTTACGGGAATAAAAGTTATAGATCTTCTTGCACCTTATCTTAAAGGAGGAAAAATTGGCTTATTTGGTGGAGCCGGTGTTGGTAAAACAGTCCTAATAatggaattaattaataatatagcAAAAGCTCATAAAGGATTTTCTGTGTTTGCCGGGGTAGGGGAGAGAACGCGTGAAGGTAACGATCTTTATCACGAGATGATCACttcaaatgtaataaatataaatgagCATGAAAAATCTCAAGCTGTTTTGGTTTATGGTCAGATGAATGAGCCTCCTGGAGCAAGGGCTAGAGTTGCTTTAACAGCACTTACTATGGCAGAGTATTTTCGTGACCGTGAAAACCAAGATGTTCTATTTTTTGTGGATAATATCTTTAGATTTACACAAGCTGGTTCTGAAATTTCTGCTTTACTTGGAAGAATACCGTCAGCTGTTGGTTATCAGCCAACCCTTGCAACTGATATGGGTGCAATGCAAGAAAGAATAGCTTCAACAACTTCTGGCTCTATTACTTCTGTGCAAGCTATATATGTTCCTGCGGACGATTTAACTGATCCAGCTCCAGCAACTACGTTCTCTCACCTTGATGCCACCACAGTGTTGTCAAGGCAAATAGCTGAAATGGGAATATACCCTGCTGTTGATCCACTTGATTCAACTTCTCAGTCTTTATCTGCTGAAATCATTGGTGAAGAACATTATAAGGTAGCTTCTGAGGTGAAACGTATATTGCAAACTTATAAATCACTGCAAGATATTATCGCAATACTTGGTATGGATGAGCTATCTGATGAAGATAAAATTATTGTTGATAGGGCTCGTAAGATTCAGAAATTTCTTTCTCAACCTTTTCACGTTGCAGAAATATTTACTGGCATGCCTGGTAAATTTGTTTCACTTTCTGATACTGTTTCCAGTTTTAAAGGGATTGTTGAAGGCAAATATGATCACTTACCAGAGGCCGCTTTTTATATGGTGGGGAATATAGATGAAGCAATAAAAAAGGCTGAATTAATACAAGCTGAAGCTAAGTAA